The genomic interval CGACGATATTGCCCAGCACGGGGATCCACAGGTAGATGTCTTTCTCGAAGCCGATGCCGTAGCCGGGCTGTACCGCGTAGGCCGCGCCGAAAATGGTGGTGACCACCGGAATCACGTTCATCAGCGAGCAGCACATCACCCGCAGCATGTCGCGCCAGCTCTCGGTCACGGCCTGGATGAACGGGGCCTTGGGCACATGGCCTTCGACAGTTTCTTCGGTGAAGGCCGGGGTTTCGTCGACTTCACGGCGGATGATGTAGCCGGCCACGATCACCAGAAAGCTCAGGATGAACGGAACGCGCCAGCCCCAAGAATTGAACTGCTCGGCGGGCATGAAATGTGCCAAGGGCAGGAACACGGCAGCCGCCAGAATTTGCCCGGCCTGCACGCCCTGCAAGGTAAAGCTGGCAAAGAAGCCGCGCCGCCCGAAGGGTGCGTGCTCCAGGATCATCGAGCTGGCCCCGGAGATCTCTCCAGCCACCGCAAAACCCTGGATCAGGCGCAGCACCACCAGCAGCGCCGGTGCCCACAGGCCCACCTGGTCGTAAGTGGGCAGCAGGCCCACGGCCACGGTCGAAAAACCCATCAAAAACATGCACAGGATCAGCACCTTCTTGCGGCCCTGGGTATCGCCCCAATGGCCCAGGAAAAACGCGCCAATGGGCCGCGCCACGTAGCCCACGCCGTAGGTGGCCAGCGAGGCGATGATGGCCGTCTTGGGGTCGCCTTTGGGGAAGAAAATTTGCGGGAAAATCAACGCCGCCGCGGTGGCGTAAATGAAAAAGTCGTAGTACTCCAGCGCCGAGCCGATCCAGCCGCTGGCCGTGGCCTTCTTGGACTGCTCCTTGCTGTGCGCTGCGTCATGGGAATTCGCCATGCATGTCTCCTATTTTGTGTGTGGGTTGCTTGCAAAAAGGGAATGCAAGGCAAAACCGGGGTACTGAACCTTCCGAACCACCGGGTCTGGCATGACGTCGGTGTGCGGCCTCACGGCTTTAGGTGGGCCGCAATGAAAATGTAGCGACGGTCGGGGGTAAGCACCATACCGTTTCCCCCACAAGCGATCGATGATCGACCGCAGCCGTACACTGTGCGACCAAACTGCGGGTAAGTCCTAGGCCTAGGCGGCCAGGTACACACCATCTTTACCATCGTCTACACCAGGCAAATCGACCCACCTGTAGCCAAGCCGACACAGCCCACTCCGCATGACCGCGCCTCCCCCGATCGACCGCAAACTGCTCATTGAAGGCCTGGGCAAGGGCCTGCGGGTGATCGAGGCTTTTTCGGACGACCACCCCCGCATGACGGCCACCGAGGCGGGCGCGCATACGGGGCTGACGCGCACTGCCGCCCGCCGCTACCTGTTGAGTCTGGTGCATTTTGGCTATGCGGCCACCGACGGCAAACACTACTGGCTGCTACCCCGGGTGCTGCGCCTGGGCCAGGCCTTTCTGGACGGCGCGCGCATTCCGCGGCTGGTGCAGCCCTATATACAGCGGGCCTCCCTCCAGTCCGGCGAGACCTTCAACGTGGGCTCGCTGGACGGCCACGAGGTGGTGTATCTGGCGCGCAGCAACACCTCGCGCATCATCTCCATCGGCCACCCTCCCGGTGCGCGCTTGCCCGCGCACGTGGTGGCGCAAGGCTTCATCCTGCTGTCCACGCTGGACGATGCCGCGCTGGATGCCTGGATCGCCGAAC from Comamonadaceae bacterium OS-1 carries:
- the pobR_2 gene encoding p-hydroxybenzoate hydroxylase transcriptional activator; translated protein: MTAPPPIDRKLLIEGLGKGLRVIEAFSDDHPRMTATEAGAHTGLTRTAARRYLLSLVHFGYAATDGKHYWLLPRVLRLGQAFLDGARIPRLVQPYIQRASLQSGETFNVGSLDGHEVVYLARSNTSRIISIGHPPGARLPAHVVAQGFILLSTLDDAALDAWIAEHDFAGFTGSTVIDPTAFRDSVVAARSVDYWHADQYLDFGLSGLAVALKDRKGRCQYALSVTVQRQMYPGEKMVAKLLPILREVAEALRPVL
- the proP_2 gene encoding proline/betaine transporter, encoding MANSHDAAHSKEQSKKATASGWIGSALEYYDFFIYATAAALIFPQIFFPKGDPKTAIIASLATYGVGYVARPIGAFFLGHWGDTQGRKKVLILCMFLMGFSTVAVGLLPTYDQVGLWAPALLVVLRLIQGFAVAGEISGASSMILEHAPFGRRGFFASFTLQGVQAGQILAAAVFLPLAHFMPAEQFNSWGWRVPFILSFLVIVAGYIIRREVDETPAFTEETVEGHVPKAPFIQAVTESWRDMLRVMCCSLMNVIPVVTTIFGAAYAVQPGYGIGFEKDIYLWIPVLGNIVAVLVIPFVGNLSDKIGRKPPIIVGAIASGLLSFLYLYAISIHSVPLAICMSILMWGIVYQGYNAIFPSFYPEMFPTRTRVSGMAISQNLGTLVTAMLPALFTYVAPPGAMDIPFTVGCITLGVTVVAAIAAFTARETYRVHMVDLGNPNAVPVPKRAYDEAREKLMAAS